The Sylvia atricapilla isolate bSylAtr1 unplaced genomic scaffold, bSylAtr1.pri scaffold_68_arrow_ctg1, whole genome shotgun sequence genomic sequence aGGGAGGAGCTGGTGGCCGGGTGGCACCCCGAGAccctccagctctgtgtcccctgtcccaccctggagtcccctgtgccaccctggggTCCCCTcatgtcccctgtgccccatgtcccctgtcccacccTGGGGTCCCCTCATGTCCCTcctccccatgtccctgtcccaccctggGGTCCCCTcatgtcccctgtgcccccatgtcccctgtcccacccTGGGGTCCTGATGTCCCgcctccccgtgtcccctgtcccacccTGGGGTCCCCTcatgtcccctgtgcccccatgCCTCCTGTCCCCCTCCAGGGTCTCCTGTCCCCTCCACATCCCTAGTGCCACCCGCGAGTGCCCAAACccgccctgtccccgctgtcccgtgtccccggtgtcccgtgtccccgcgGTGACAGCGCTGTCCCCGCAGTGGCGCTGTTCTCGCTGGTGGGATTCGTGCAGATGGCGATCTGGGCCCAGGGCAAACACCGCAGCTACCTCCGGGAATTCCGGGATTATCCCCCGCTGCGCTCGCCCATCATCCCCTTCctgctgtgacactgagggGTGTCACCTGCAGTGTCCCCTTCctgctgtgacactgagggACATCACCCACAGTGTCCCCTTCctgctgtgacactgagggGTGTCACCTGCAGTGTCCCCTTCctgctgtgacactgagggACATCACCCacagtgtcccctcccagctgtgacactgaggGGTGTCACCTGCAGtgtccctttcctcctgtgACACCGAGGGGACAGCCGTGCCCTGTGAGGACACcctgtcccccagtgtcccctccctgcagtgacagccaggacagccctTGGGGACACCCTGATACGTCCCTGTCAGTCCTGCCCTGAGCCTTGGAGACAatgtggggacaggggacacaagCTCGCTGTCACCCTGGTGCTCACAGCATGGGAACATggccccactgtccccagccctggtgtcccctccctggtggcagtgtcacctccagggtGCTATCCCTGgtggcagtgtccccagtcaccagggacagcagtggcagtgctgaAGCCACTACCGGTGACAATGCGGTGTCACCCATACGTGGCTGGTGACCACAGCCTCTGCCCAGTGTCAGCCCTGTCCCCGCAGGTGACAATAAATGACATCCCCCCAACCGTGTGTGGCCTGTCattgtcccatcccaggggacaccggggggtCACAGGCACCCTGTGGGGACaaccccactgtccccacacagTGACGAGCCAGCGCGGTGCCACTCGGAGGGTTTATTGTGTGGGGGTGGCCTCGTGTCCCAGTCATCACAGCGGTGTCCCtcgctgtccccaggtgtcactCGCTGTCCCCGTGGCGCCGCCGGATCCGCTGCTGGCGCTGCTTCAGGCGCCGCTCGCGCTCGAACTCCTTCATGCGCATGACGTAGCTGGGGACgggtgtcactgtgtcaccgctgtgtcactgtgtcaccgCGTGTCACCCCCATGTCACCGCGTCACTCCCATGTCACCCCGTGTCACCCCCGTGTCATCGCGCCACTCCTGTGTCACCCCATGTCACCGCTGTGTCACTGTGCCACCACGCCATTCCTGTGCCGCCCCGTGTCACCCCATGTCACCGCTGTGTCACTATGTCACCCCGTGTCACCCCCGTGTCACCAccgtgtcactgtgtcaccccCGTGTCACCGCTGTGTCAGTGTCACCACGCCATTCCTGTGTCGCCCCGTGTCACCCCATGTCACcgctgtgtcactgtgtcaccccATGTCACCCCCGTGTCACcgctgtgtcactgtgtcaccccgtgtcactgtgtcactccTGTGTCACCCCCCGTGCCActgctgtgtcactgtgtcaccactgtgtcactgtgtcaccctgtgtcaccctgtgtcactgctgtgtcactgtgtcaccgCGCCACTCCCATGTCACCCCGTGTCACCCCCATGTCACCCCGTGTcacagtgtcactgctgtggcACCCCATGGCaccactgtgtcactgtgtcaccacGTCActcctgtgtcactgctgtgtcacCATGTCAGCCCCATGTCACCACTGTGTCACTGCCATGTCACCATGTCACTGTCATGTCACTGCCGTGTCACCCCATGTCACCGCGGGAACACAGTGTGGGCAGGGGGGTGGCTGTGGCCTGGTCACCCCCAAGCCCCTCCCACAtccccccatgtccctgtcaccccccaGACAcgcccctgctgtccccatccctgtccctgtgtccccctctCCACCTTGTCCTTGTCCCCCGTTTCTGTCACCccgtgtccctgcagtgtccccaaaGTCACCTGTCCTCAGTCCTGTGTCCCCTTCAGCCCCAGTGTCCCACATCCCCCCATGTGCCCCGTGTCTCCAtcatgtccccatgtcccctcacTCGTACTGGCAGCTGTCCCAGCCGTATCCTCCCATGTcccccccatgtccccgtgtctCACTCCTCGTGCTGGCAGCTGTCCCAGGCCTGtcccccccatgtccccccatGTCCCTACTCCTCGTGCTGGCAGCTGTCCCAGGCATGtcccccccatgtccccatgtccccgtgtctCACTCCTCGTGCTGGCAGCTGTCCCAGGCGTGGTGCAGCGcgtggcagccccagggcacggGGAAGTTGTCGCGGTGGCAGCGCAGCAGCCGCAGCAGGTGGTGGCCACAATAgtccctctgctccaggggcaCCCGGCCCTGTGCCAGCTGCGCCGCCGAGGCCACCATGGCTGTCAccggggggacagggacacgtcAGGGGAGACCGGCACACACCAGCACCCACCCGGGACAGACAGAAGGGACAGGGGTGTCACAGAGGTGGGACACATGGAGACATACGTGGGGACACGGGGTGACAACTGCAGGGACATGGACACACGTGGGGAGACCCGGcgggggtggggacaggggcgTGACAGGGGTGTGATgggggtggggacagggtggggacacgcacaggggtgggacagggtgGGGAGACGcacaggggtgggacaggagTGTGACAAGGGGTGGGGACCCGCAGGGACACCCACAGGTGTGACAGGAGTGGGGACACACAAAGGGATGTGACGGGAGCGTGACtaggggtggggacagggcaggcGGCACCCAGTGCACCCGCGTGgcacatggggacacagggggaaCACAGAAGGTGGCACCGGGAAACAAGCGGGGGGGTCGCGCAGGGAGGTCACCGGGGTCACGCGAAGGGGGGGACGGCTCAAGGCCACCGCGCGCGCGTCCCCCGACGTGTCCCCGCGCCGCGCcttccccgtgtccccccggtgtccccgtgtccccccgtgtccccgcacTGACCGCGCGGCTGGCGGCGCGGCATGCCCAGATCGGCGGGGAAGGACGGCATGTTTAGCGGGTCGGGCTCGGCCTCCGCGTCCCACAAGTAGCGCCGCCCCAGGTGAGCGCCCAtagcggcggggccgggcccggcagCGGCGCAGACACCGGGAACGGGGCCTGGCAACGGCGGCGGAACCGGAAACACCGCGGACCGGAAACGGAAGCGGTGGAACGGCAGCGGAGAGCCACCGCACTCGGGActgcagcgccccctggcggccggGAGGACCACCAAAGCCCCCCCATGAACGCCACCCCCCCGCCCACGCAACCCgggaaaaacccaaatcccccaaaaactcaacccccacaaaaaaaaccttcaacCTCCCtaaaaaactccccaaaactccaccaacccccaaaaaatctcaaaccctccaaaaaaccctcaaaccccccaaaaaatcccaaaagcaCCCCAAAAGTCCAACATGCCCCcccaaaataaccccaaaccctccaaaCCCCcgcaaaaaccccaaacctccccaaCCCCCCCACCCCAAGGTTCACCCGCACCCCAAATCTCCCCCACCCCCTCACAGACCCCGTCAGGATTCCCCAAACCCCACCGGTGCCCCCCATAAACCCCCTATAAACCCCCCATAAACCCCCCTAAACCCCACAGATCCCCAGatttccccaggaccccccgCGCCTCTGGTGTttggggggacatggggacaacGATGGCACTGCGGGGTCATTCACAGGGTGGTGACACCCCAGGGGCACTGGGACatcccctgagtgtccccacGAGGGGACACCCCAATGTCCCACACAGGGCCCAAAGGCCACCATGATGTCCCTAAGGGGGGTGGCAGATGTGCTCCTGTCCCCAAGAGGTGGCAGATGTCCCCACAGGGCTTCAAGACAGACAAGGGGACACGGTGGGgacccaaacccaccccaggATGTCCCCAGCCCAAGGAGAGACGAGGCCACTGCAGGAACAAGAGACAGTTTATAGTGACACGAGTGTCCCCAAGGGCCAGCCCGGGGACAAGGATGGAGCTGAGGGACACAAACCAGCTCCGATGTCCCCAGAGGTGGCCAAGGGACATCAGGAAGGCTCCTGTCATGGCGGGTGACGTTTCTCCTGGCTCGGCCCATGTGGTGACAAGGCCACAGGGGATGTGACAATGTCCTCTGCTGTCCCCATAGACTCTTGTGACACATGGTGACACAGGACAGGGCCATGGGGATGTCACCTGTcactcagggctctgcagaCCCTTGTGACACATGGTGACAGAGGACAGGGCCACGAAGGacatcctgctgtcccctcagcacctctCAAGGAACGATGTCGCTCACGGCCGTGTGACACAGCCATGGTGTCCCCTCCCTCAGGGTCCTGTCCCACGATGTCCCCAACGCTCTCCCtgcactgtcccctccctcactaccctgtccccacagcactgtGTGCCATCGCTGT encodes the following:
- the NDUFB7 gene encoding NADH dehydrogenase [ubiquinone] 1 beta subcomplex subunit 7; its protein translation is MGAHLGRRYLWDAEAEPDPLNMPSFPADLGMPRRQPRAMVASAAQLAQGRVPLEQRDYCGHHLLRLLRCHRDNFPVPWGCHALHHAWDSCQHEDYVMRMKEFERERRLKQRQQRIRRRHGDSE